From the Candidatus Bathyarchaeota archaeon A05DMB-5 genome, one window contains:
- a CDS encoding DUF3194 domain-containing protein: MEEVDIPELTTEQVEELCSIAEYAARKYVLSKVPQKKIEKMDISAEADGTKPVTLTVDVDIALSPSIENLDVQKLVDEAVKEAFASAEKYLRKLKCHSPK, from the coding sequence GTGGAAGAAGTGGACATACCAGAGTTAACTACTGAACAAGTTGAAGAATTGTGTTCTATCGCAGAGTATGCCGCTAGAAAATATGTCTTATCAAAGGTTCCTCAGAAAAAGATAGAGAAAATGGACATCAGCGCCGAGGCAGATGGCACAAAACCGGTAACGCTCACGGTTGACGTAGACATTGCTTTATCACCTTCGATAGAAAATCTTGACGTGCAGAAACTTGTTGATGAAGCAGTTAAGGAAGCTTTTGCTTCGGCGGAAAAATATTTGAGGAAATTAAAGTGTCATTCGCCAAAATAG
- a CDS encoding prefoldin subunit beta — MSKLPPQVQERLLRLNQLQQTLQSILAQKQQVEMELTEIEQALNELQKLADDAVIYKAIGSLLVKSEKAKISADLNERKELLNTRATVLGKQEERLRSQLKDLQTKLQQDLSPVSPSQS, encoded by the coding sequence ATTTCGAAACTTCCTCCTCAAGTTCAAGAGCGTTTATTGCGGCTTAATCAGCTTCAGCAGACGCTTCAGTCGATTCTAGCGCAGAAGCAACAGGTAGAAATGGAACTTACAGAAATTGAACAAGCCTTAAATGAGTTGCAGAAATTGGCTGACGATGCGGTAATCTACAAGGCTATTGGTTCGCTTCTGGTGAAATCGGAGAAAGCCAAAATATCCGCGGATTTAAACGAGCGGAAAGAGTTGCTGAACACCAGAGCGACGGTGTTGGGGAAGCAGGAAGAACGATTGCGTAGTCAATTGAAAGATTTGCAGACTAAGCTTCAACAAGATTTGAGTCCAGTTTCTCCGTCCCAGTCATAG